A region from the Musa acuminata AAA Group cultivar baxijiao chromosome BXJ1-10, Cavendish_Baxijiao_AAA, whole genome shotgun sequence genome encodes:
- the LOC135595336 gene encoding auxin-responsive protein IAA10-like isoform X2 has translation MQGVCGFDGGVASPESVSSVSKAAVAATEGGEEEGLVVDDVHGGAVGEREEEREVEVSNGEELELGLTLGAARKAKAAPARRGACCRILTAKDFPSLAVRASRRSHSGSLASSSSGTNRGGGTAGTKRAAESVSPDVGGSPHPPSQMVVGWPPIRAFRMNNLFTHPKDTTALKKADVDSGVDSTSKTASGSRDQEDKGCATRSSFFVKVKMDGDPIGRKVDLSAHHSYETLAVALELMFHKPTMAFALATAAHGAKVSKLLDASSEFALTYEDKDGDWMLVGDVPWGMFLETVKRLRIMRTSDANGLSQPVHFGKGFYYPSTLPVDQ, from the exons ATGCAAGGGGTTTGTGGCTTCGACGGAGGCGTGGCGTCGCCTGAGTCGGTGTCTTCGGTCTCGAAGGCGGCGGTGGCTGCGACGGAGGGGGGAGAGGAGGAGGGTCTGGTGGTGGACGACGTCCACGGTGGAGCAGTGGGTGAGCGGGAGGAGGAGCGGGAGGTGGAAGTGTCGAACGGGGAGGAGCTGGAGCTGGGACTCACCTTGGGGGCGGCGAGGAAGGCGAAGGCTGCGCCGGCTCGGAGGGGGGCGTGTTGCCGCATCCTGACGGCGAAGGACTTCCCCTCGCTGGCGGTCCGCGCGTCACGAAGGTCCCACTCCGGTTCCCTCGCCTCGTCGTCCTCCGGCACCAACCGGGGCGGCGGGACGGCCGGGACTAAGCGCGCGGCAGAGTCCGTGTCCCCTGACGTTGGTGGTTCCCCTCATCCTCCCAG TCAGATGGTGGTTGGATGGCCACCTATCAGAGCATTCAGGATGAACAACTTGTTCACCCATCCGAAAGACACCACCGCCCTCAAGAAGGCCGACGTCGACAGTGGTGTTGATAGCACTAGTAAGACCGCGAGTGGCAGCAGGGATCAGGAGGACAAAGGATGTGCTACGAGGAGTTCGTTCTTTGTTAAAGTGAAAATGGATGGTGATCCTATTGGTAGGAAGGTGGATCTCAGTGCCCATCACTCTTATGAAACTCTCGCGGTCGCGCTCGAGCTCATGTTTCACAAACCCACCATGGCCTTTGCCCTTGCGACCGCTGCCC ATGGAGCGAAGGTTTCAAAGTTGTTAGATGCCTCTTCTGAGTTTGCTCTTACCTATGAAGACAAGGATGGTGACTGGATGCTGGTTGGAGATGTCCCCTGGGG AATGTTTTTGGAAACAGTGAAGAGACTAAGGATTATGAGGACTTCAGATGCAAATGGGCTAAGTCAGCCAGTCCATTTTGGAAAG GGATTCTACTATCCTTCAACACTGCCAGTGGATCAATAG
- the LOC135595336 gene encoding auxin-responsive protein IAA10-like isoform X1, producing MQGVCGFDGGVASPESVSSVSKAAVAATEGGEEEGLVVDDVHGGAVGEREEEREVEVSNGEELELGLTLGAARKAKAAPARRGACCRILTAKDFPSLAVRASRRSHSGSLASSSSGTNRGGGTAGTKRAAESVSPDVGGSPHPPSQMVVGWPPIRAFRMNNLFTHPKDTTALKKADVDSGVDSTSKTASGSRDQEDKGCATRSSFFVKVKMDGDPIGRKVDLSAHHSYETLAVALELMFHKPTMAFALATAAHGAKVSKLLDASSEFALTYEDKDGDWMLVGDVPWGMFLETVKRLRIMRTSDANGLSQPVHFGKLELYATPGILLSFNTASGSIGSSPA from the exons ATGCAAGGGGTTTGTGGCTTCGACGGAGGCGTGGCGTCGCCTGAGTCGGTGTCTTCGGTCTCGAAGGCGGCGGTGGCTGCGACGGAGGGGGGAGAGGAGGAGGGTCTGGTGGTGGACGACGTCCACGGTGGAGCAGTGGGTGAGCGGGAGGAGGAGCGGGAGGTGGAAGTGTCGAACGGGGAGGAGCTGGAGCTGGGACTCACCTTGGGGGCGGCGAGGAAGGCGAAGGCTGCGCCGGCTCGGAGGGGGGCGTGTTGCCGCATCCTGACGGCGAAGGACTTCCCCTCGCTGGCGGTCCGCGCGTCACGAAGGTCCCACTCCGGTTCCCTCGCCTCGTCGTCCTCCGGCACCAACCGGGGCGGCGGGACGGCCGGGACTAAGCGCGCGGCAGAGTCCGTGTCCCCTGACGTTGGTGGTTCCCCTCATCCTCCCAG TCAGATGGTGGTTGGATGGCCACCTATCAGAGCATTCAGGATGAACAACTTGTTCACCCATCCGAAAGACACCACCGCCCTCAAGAAGGCCGACGTCGACAGTGGTGTTGATAGCACTAGTAAGACCGCGAGTGGCAGCAGGGATCAGGAGGACAAAGGATGTGCTACGAGGAGTTCGTTCTTTGTTAAAGTGAAAATGGATGGTGATCCTATTGGTAGGAAGGTGGATCTCAGTGCCCATCACTCTTATGAAACTCTCGCGGTCGCGCTCGAGCTCATGTTTCACAAACCCACCATGGCCTTTGCCCTTGCGACCGCTGCCC ATGGAGCGAAGGTTTCAAAGTTGTTAGATGCCTCTTCTGAGTTTGCTCTTACCTATGAAGACAAGGATGGTGACTGGATGCTGGTTGGAGATGTCCCCTGGGG AATGTTTTTGGAAACAGTGAAGAGACTAAGGATTATGAGGACTTCAGATGCAAATGGGCTAAGTCAGCCAGTCCATTTTGGAAAG ttggAATTATACGCAACTCCAGGGATTCTACTATCCTTCAACACTGCCAGTGGATCAATAGGAAGCAGTCCTGCCTGA